From a single Candidatus Cloacimonadota bacterium genomic region:
- a CDS encoding PKD domain-containing protein: MKRMLSVLIIVVSVCFLWSDNLLANYDFQYSVGSYISISDGSTLGSPSMDSQYIVYPLNPAGSVQYWTGPGFPIGFQFDFAGDTFDRVGVHVDGWISLGKSSLGENAVDMRSTDISKPLNTIMDGQADQSLVARISGLGMDLQAQSGSNIYIKQSGTAPNRVLTVQWEHLRKKNNEGDSFNFQIQLLEAGMQIKINYGEMQASTTSSCHVGLRAAPVIPAGNFSNRVVSNGGDWATSNAGTDPDDRVVFSSAQLPAFGASYIWTPPVGLQSDFRGDILSGTAPLTVQFTDLSIEGSAPITSWQWDFGGQSSSLQNPQISFTQPGVYDVTLTVGDGISYASETKYGYIQVLSGTIPEVNTTIQMDGNDAIISWNHIYEDEYGNSIIPQYYFLYFNGSDDAFGDYYFLAPIAYPATEYRHSGVGMGAEHMFYRVTAVCLEP, from the coding sequence ATGAAACGTATGTTATCTGTGCTTATTATTGTTGTAAGCGTATGTTTTTTGTGGAGCGATAACCTGTTGGCAAACTACGACTTCCAATACTCAGTCGGCAGTTACATATCAATTTCCGACGGCAGTACTTTGGGAAGCCCAAGTATGGATAGTCAGTATATAGTTTATCCGCTGAATCCGGCTGGAAGTGTTCAATATTGGACAGGCCCCGGATTTCCCATCGGATTTCAGTTTGATTTTGCCGGAGATACCTTCGACAGAGTGGGGGTTCATGTGGATGGTTGGATTTCATTGGGCAAATCATCGTTAGGCGAAAACGCTGTGGATATGCGCTCAACTGATATCAGCAAGCCCTTGAACACAATAATGGATGGGCAAGCAGATCAAAGTCTGGTGGCAAGAATCTCCGGGTTGGGCATGGATTTGCAAGCCCAATCTGGGTCAAATATCTATATCAAACAATCTGGCACAGCCCCTAATCGAGTGCTGACGGTGCAGTGGGAGCACTTAAGGAAAAAGAATAACGAAGGAGATTCGTTCAATTTTCAGATTCAGTTACTTGAAGCTGGAATGCAGATTAAGATTAATTATGGAGAAATGCAAGCGAGTACAACAAGTTCCTGTCATGTAGGGCTGAGGGCGGCACCGGTTATACCGGCTGGCAATTTTTCAAATCGGGTAGTAAGCAATGGTGGCGATTGGGCAACTTCCAATGCCGGAACCGATCCAGATGATCGAGTAGTATTTTCATCCGCACAACTTCCAGCGTTTGGAGCCTCATATATCTGGACGCCACCTGTTGGGCTTCAGTCAGATTTTAGGGGAGATATACTTTCTGGAACGGCTCCTCTCACTGTGCAATTTACCGATCTCAGCATAGAGGGAAGCGCTCCAATAACTTCGTGGCAGTGGGATTTTGGAGGACAAAGCAGCAGTCTGCAAAACCCTCAGATAAGCTTTACGCAGCCGGGTGTATATGATGTGACTTTAACAGTTGGAGATGGCATAAGCTATGCTAGTGAAACCAAATATGGATACATTCAGGTTCTGTCAGGAACTATTCCTGAAGTGAATACTACTATTCAGATGGATGGGAATGACGCCATTATAAGCTGGAATCATATATACGAAGACGAATACGGAAACAGCATCATACCCCAGTATTATTTTCTTTATTTTAATGGATCGGACGATGCTTTTGGTGACTAT
- a CDS encoding XRE family transcriptional regulator, whose product MIGERLRALRRELKKKQIEIAKELKLNPSAISQMESGKINPSLDNMVQMWKLYGVDLHWLITGEGAMFSDSKKGLEESKNKGWETLQQMLNKSLEEIAKAKIDLVDSAVIDIPVQGEIAAGPPVESKHPQTDTISIRRGQIKGTPGNFVSLRVNGHSMEPSLRHDDIVVINQCNDWDKLSGKICAVRIDGAITLKMMTMDHKTRTVILLPINEEYKPILVKPEEHGDLSLIGNVASLYRRF is encoded by the coding sequence ATGATCGGTGAAAGATTACGTGCCCTGCGTCGCGAACTCAAGAAGAAACAGATAGAGATCGCTAAAGAGCTGAAGTTAAATCCTTCTGCTATTTCTCAAATGGAAAGCGGAAAGATCAATCCTTCTTTGGATAATATGGTGCAAATGTGGAAGCTTTATGGGGTGGATTTACATTGGCTTATAACCGGAGAGGGAGCTATGTTTTCGGACAGTAAAAAAGGACTTGAAGAAAGCAAAAACAAGGGTTGGGAAACTCTGCAGCAAATGCTTAATAAGAGTTTGGAAGAGATCGCTAAGGCTAAGATTGACTTGGTTGATTCTGCAGTAATAGATATTCCTGTACAGGGTGAAATTGCTGCCGGACCTCCGGTTGAGAGTAAACATCCTCAAACCGATACCATCTCAATCCGGCGCGGACAGATCAAGGGAACTCCGGGCAACTTTGTAAGTCTGAGAGTTAATGGGCATAGCATGGAGCCTTCTCTTCGCCATGATGATATAGTGGTTATTAACCAATGTAACGATTGGGACAAGCTTTCCGGTAAGATTTGCGCTGTTCGCATCGACGGCGCTATCACGCTTAAGATGATGACTATGGATCATAAAACCCGTACCGTAATTCTTCTGCCCATAAATGAAGAATACAAGCCTATTTTGGTTAAACCTGAAGAGCATGGAGATCTTAGCTTGATTGGGAATGTAGCTTCTTTGTATCGCAGATTTTAG
- a CDS encoding ABC transporter permease — MTKVCERKSAQGFLSFLALTLDEVLHLRSNRNLSSMVILRQILFTGYEALPLISFLALAIGGLVILQGTNLLSGFGQGIWVHIVLVTVVVNELSGILTALVVVARSGTAISTELGNMKVRREIDLIESFGISPIGYLVLSRIIGVVVAMIILVLYFNFVAVLGGWLFSRMFSNLEFATFMSEFLSVLKFSHVISSLIKSTVFGLIVSTVSTYHGMSVGHASTEVPQRTIRAVVSSIFAIILADMLITWLFWILR, encoded by the coding sequence ATGACGAAAGTATGTGAAAGGAAGTCCGCCCAGGGCTTTCTTTCATTTTTGGCTCTTACTTTGGATGAGGTGCTTCATCTGAGGTCAAATCGTAACCTAAGCTCAATGGTGATCTTGAGGCAAATCCTCTTTACTGGATATGAAGCGCTTCCACTGATAAGCTTTTTAGCTTTGGCAATAGGGGGCTTGGTAATATTGCAGGGCACAAATCTACTTTCGGGATTTGGGCAGGGCATTTGGGTACACATTGTTTTGGTAACAGTAGTGGTAAATGAACTATCAGGCATTTTAACTGCTTTGGTAGTAGTTGCTCGCAGTGGAACAGCAATCTCTACAGAATTAGGGAATATGAAGGTTCGGAGAGAGATAGATCTGATAGAATCTTTTGGAATATCGCCTATTGGCTATTTAGTGCTTTCCCGAATAATTGGAGTAGTAGTGGCAATGATAATATTGGTGTTATACTTCAATTTTGTGGCAGTATTAGGCGGATGGCTGTTTTCAAGGATGTTCAGCAATCTCGAGTTTGCTACTTTTATGAGTGAATTTCTCTCGGTGCTTAAGTTCTCTCATGTTATCTCGAGCCTAATTAAATCTACTGTATTTGGATTGATTGTCTCCACGGTTTCAACATACCATGGAATGAGCGTAGGTCATGCCAGCACAGAGGTTCCTCAGCGTACCATACGGGCTGTAGTTAGCTCGATTTTTGCCATCATTCTTGCCGATATGTTAATAACCTGGTTGTTTTGGATATTGAGATGA